In uncultured Cohaesibacter sp., a genomic segment contains:
- a CDS encoding site-specific tyrosine recombinase XerD, protein MSAEKGASKNTLDAYQRDLDDLSDYLNTQDISFEACLDENLRAYLGDLAERDLAASSVARKISSIRQLFRFLYRDGFRPDDPSTMLKAPKRARPLPKILTVQEVDRLIEAARFNASLAGPTPKRQIRAMRLYVLLELLYATGLRVSELVTLPASAAHMDGHFLSVIGKGNKERLVPLSDRAKEAMRSYRAMLKTTGAPRNSSAQPWLFPSSSKEGHFTRQAFARELKAMAADVGLNAASVSPHVLRHAFASHLLQNGANLRAVQKLLGHSDISTTQIYTHIMDERLIELVENHHPLSAQFKTKKDQD, encoded by the coding sequence ATGAGCGCGGAAAAAGGCGCCTCAAAGAATACTCTTGATGCCTATCAACGCGATCTTGATGATCTGAGCGACTATCTCAACACACAGGATATCAGCTTTGAGGCCTGTCTGGACGAGAATCTGCGCGCCTATCTGGGCGATCTGGCCGAAAGGGATCTCGCCGCCTCCAGTGTTGCTCGCAAGATTTCATCCATAAGACAATTATTCCGCTTTCTCTATCGCGACGGTTTCCGCCCCGACGATCCCTCCACCATGCTCAAGGCCCCCAAGCGCGCCCGTCCGCTGCCGAAGATCCTGACCGTGCAGGAGGTTGACCGCCTGATCGAAGCGGCCCGCTTCAACGCCTCGCTGGCCGGGCCAACCCCGAAACGCCAGATCCGCGCCATGCGCCTCTATGTGCTGCTCGAATTACTCTACGCGACGGGATTGCGCGTCTCCGAACTGGTCACCCTGCCCGCCTCGGCGGCGCATATGGACGGGCATTTTCTCTCGGTCATCGGCAAGGGCAACAAGGAGCGTCTGGTCCCCCTGTCAGACAGGGCCAAGGAGGCCATGCGCAGCTATCGCGCCATGCTCAAGACGACGGGTGCCCCGAGAAATTCCAGCGCCCAGCCATGGCTCTTTCCCTCTTCCAGCAAGGAGGGCCATTTCACGCGGCAGGCTTTCGCACGCGAACTCAAGGCAATGGCAGCCGATGTCGGCCTCAACGCCGCTTCCGTCTCCCCCCATGTGCTGCGCCATGCCTTCGCCAGCCATCTGTTGCAGAATGGGGCTAACCTGCGCGCCGTTCAGAAGCTTCTGGGCCATAGCGATATTTCGACAACCCAGATCTACACCCATATCATGGATGAAAGGCTGATCGAGCTGGTTGAAAATCACCACCCGCTATCGGCCCAGTTCAAGACGAAAAAAGATCAGGACTGA
- a CDS encoding acetyl-CoA carboxylase carboxyltransferase subunit alpha, with translation MHSYLEFEKPVADLEGKVQELLVLQKTGQAVDVGDEIKRLQKKAENALKDLYANLTPWHKTQIARHPDRPHFKDYVSDLIEEFTPLAGDRKFAEDEAIQAGFGRFRGRPVAIIGQEKGSDTESRLRHNFGMARPEGYRKAVRIMELADRFNMPLITFVDTAGAYPGIGAEERGQSEAIARSTDACLALGTPSVATIIGEGGSGGAIAIATANRVLMLEHSIYSVISPEGAASILWRDSTRAEDAATTMKITAQDLMDMDIIDRIITEPVGGAHRDKKTVIKRAGNMIADCLAEFEGMDKAAIRKLRREKFLAIGSKL, from the coding sequence ATGCATAGTTATCTGGAATTCGAGAAGCCCGTAGCTGACCTTGAAGGCAAAGTGCAGGAATTGCTTGTCTTGCAGAAGACCGGCCAAGCAGTTGACGTGGGTGACGAAATCAAACGTTTGCAGAAAAAGGCAGAAAACGCCCTCAAGGATCTCTATGCCAATCTGACCCCATGGCACAAAACCCAGATCGCCCGCCACCCGGACCGTCCCCATTTCAAGGATTATGTCTCCGATCTGATCGAGGAATTCACCCCTCTGGCTGGCGACCGCAAATTTGCCGAGGATGAGGCCATTCAGGCCGGCTTCGGTCGCTTCCGTGGCCGCCCCGTTGCCATCATCGGGCAGGAAAAGGGCAGCGACACGGAAAGCCGCCTGCGCCACAATTTCGGCATGGCGCGTCCGGAAGGATATCGCAAGGCGGTGCGCATCATGGAGTTGGCCGACCGCTTCAACATGCCGCTGATCACCTTCGTTGATACCGCCGGGGCCTATCCGGGCATTGGCGCAGAAGAGCGCGGCCAGTCCGAGGCAATCGCCCGCTCCACCGATGCCTGTCTGGCACTTGGCACACCAAGCGTTGCCACGATCATCGGGGAAGGCGGCTCAGGCGGCGCAATTGCAATTGCCACAGCCAACCGCGTGCTGATGCTCGAACATTCCATCTATAGCGTGATCTCTCCTGAAGGAGCCGCATCCATCCTCTGGCGCGATTCCACCCGCGCCGAAGATGCCGCCACCACCATGAAGATCACCGCTCAGGATCTGATGGATATGGATATCATCGACCGGATCATCACCGAGCCTGTCGGCGGCGCCCATCGGGACAAGAAAACGGTCATCAAGCGGGCTGGCAACATGATCGCCGATTGCCTTGCCGAATTTGAAGGCATGGACAAGGCGGCAATCCGCAAGCTGCGGCGCGAGAAATTTCTCGCCATCGGCTCCAAGCTCTAG